Proteins encoded by one window of Arachis ipaensis cultivar K30076 chromosome B04, Araip1.1, whole genome shotgun sequence:
- the LOC107637282 gene encoding uncharacterized protein LOC107637282: MCTLKVENTLNTFTVTFELHHYLKQMASFVISLFVFCLLAISLSQALNFKLPTKEQQNWINHGGDIYNRRYANNEHKISRETVSNLSLKWKFYAGKDITATPSIVDGILYFPSWNGEMFAVRASDGSLVWKQNLQELIGLKPTGLVGGVNWTVSRATPTIADEFVIVGIYGPAVVIALKRLTGELVWQTRLDSHDSCFDN; the protein is encoded by the exons ATGTGCACATTAAAGGTGGAAAACACTTTGAATACTTTCACGGTTACATTTGAGTTGCATCATTATTTGAAGCAAATGGCCAGCTTTGTAATCTCTCTGTTTGTTTTCTGCCTATTAGCAATTTCATTATCCCAAGCTCTTAAC ttTAAGCTTCCCACAAAGGAGCAACAAAATTGGATAAACCATGGTGGAGACATATATAATAGAAGATATGCCAACAACGAACACAAAATCAGCCGTGAAACCGTTTCAAACTTAAGCCTAAAATGGAAATTCTATGCAGGGAAAGACATAACTGCAACCCCATCAATCGTTGATGGAATTCTCTATTTCCCATCATGGAATGGTGAAATGTTTGCAGTAAGAGCAAGTGATGGAAGCCTTGTTTGGAAGCAAAACTTGCAAGAACTAATAGGATTAAAACCAACAGGATTGGTTGGTGGTGTTAATTGGACAGTGTCTAGGGCAACACCAACCATAGCTGATGAATTTGTGATTGTTGGAATCTATGGTCCTGCTGTGGTTATTGCTCTTAAGAGATTAACAGGAGAGTTAGTTTGGCAAACAAGGTTGGATAGCCATGACTCGTGTTTTGACAACTGA